Sequence from the Herbaspirillum sp. meg3 genome:
CAAAACCGTAGTAGGGCGAGGTGTCGAAATGGGTGAAGCCGGCATCCAGCGCGGTCGTGAGCAAAGCCTGGCGCTGCTGACTCTTGAACAGGTGATGCAGACTGGCGGTGCCAAAAGACAGGCGGGTGACGTCAAGCGTCGTGCCTGGAATACGGATGGACTGCATGCGCGTGGATCCTGTTGGAGAAGTCGTGAAAGGGCGGGATGACGGGCTTGCAGGCCCGGCTGCGAGGTCTTTACTTGTGGCGGCTAGCGCATCCGCCAGATGCGACGCCAGGCGTGCGGCCAACGCGACCGCAAGGAAGGTAGGATTGGCTTCCCCGGTAGTGGGGAAAACGCTACTCGACGCCACATACAGATTGGCCATGCCGTGTACCCGGCAGTCGCGATCGACCACGCCCATCTGCGGATCGTCATGCATGCGCGTGGTACCGACCTGATGGAAGCCATCGGTGGCTTGTTCCATGATGTGACCGATGCGCAGGTTTTCGGGGCGATGATAATCAATCCGGCCTTTGTTGGAAGCACGTAGCCGGGCATCCAGAATCGCGTGCGCTTTCAGCACCGAGTCGGCGTCGTCGTGCAGATAGCGAAAATCGATCGTCAGGCGTGGCATGCCGTGGGCATCTCGCTCCTGATTCAGGACAACGCGGCTTTCCGGATTCGGGATCTGCTCGGCATGGTAATTGAGCGCATAGGTGCCGCCTTGATTACGCAGCACGAAGCCGGGTTTGCGCACCGGCGACAGATAGCGCAGACGCAAGATGGTGATGATGTCGGTTGCTGCCTGCCATGGCCTGCGCAGAATGTTCATCACATGTGCAGCGTAGCGGTAGGGCGGCGGGCCGACATGGCGCAGGCGGATCGCCTCCGAAATCATGCGTCGTCCGATCGCTGGAATCGACAGGCCGAGAAATACCATCGACAAGGTCGGGTTGCGATGACGCTCGTCATAAAACGGAGGATTGTCGGCGAAGAAAGAGGTATTCAGCAGATGATGCTGACGCTGTGCTTCTGCCGACAAGGTGAAGCGCCGGCGCACATAGGTGCCGGTTTCATCTTCGGAGAAATCGAGATCAGAAAAGTCGTCGGGCTGATTCAGCGCGATGCTGGCGATGCTGCCAAAGATGTGTCCCATGTAATACCGTCCCAACGGGCCACCGATGCCGCCGAACAGCGAAGGATGCATCTGCTGCGTGGCAAGCAGCAGGCGCGTGGTCTCCAGACCACCGCCGGCCAGGACGTAGCGTCGCGCGCGAACGTCGACGCGCATCTGCTTGTGATGGACTTGCAACGCACTGATTTGCTGCTCTCTGTCATCCAGGCTGAGACCGGTAACGGTCGCGTCGAAGAGGACGTGGATGTTCGGCGACGCCATGACACGCGGGCCAAGTCGCGACACCAGCTTGGGTTGTCTGGCCCAGCGTTCGAGTTGCGACAGCTCGATGTCATCCATGTCCGGCCAGCGTTCAGGCTGCTTGCGGAATTCGGCTTTGCCGCAATCGAGATAGTCGGCTGCCTTGGCGTACCACGGTGCAATGTCTTCCAGCGCAAACGGCCAGCCGGAATGCGGGACGTAATTGCGTGCTTCAAAATCGATCGCTTCAAACGGGACGCAGCGGCCACCCCATAACCACGAGCTGCCGCCCAATGCGCGGTTGGATGCCAGCTCCATGGGCGAGTGGGCTTTTTCGTCGAGCACCGTGGCGCGCGACCAGTCCTGCGTCGCGGAATTATGTTCGGCGCCGCCGGATTCCAGCATCAGCACTTGCAGCCCGCGTGCCTCTGCCTCCAGCGCAAGCGCCAGTCCTACCGGTCCGGTGCCGACAATGCAGATGTCGACGATTTGATCGGCCTGCAAGGCCGTCAGCATCACCATAGAATCCCTGAGCGTAAGTGTTTCTTATTTTTTGCCGAGAATGAAATTCTTCAGCCGCGCCATCTGCCATTGGCGCAGATAACGCCGGAATTCCCTGTTCTCGTAGCGAGGCAGCCGGCGCAGCGCCGACCAGAAGTAACTGAAAATCATCAGCAGGCCGCCGATGACGACCGGTTTTTCGCGCATGCGGTTGATGCCGGTAGCAATGGCATACAGGGGGTGATATCCCATGTACCAGTTGCCGCGGCCCCAGCGCAGACGGCCTTCGTAGATATGCTTGTCCGATGAACCCATGATACGGTGATGCCATAGCCATGCCTTCGGATCGTAGTAGCAAAAGGTCTTCCAGCCTTTCATCCAGGCCGTATGCACGTCGATCCCGTCCCACGACAAATGCTGGACGAAGCCGCCGATGTCTTCAAAGGCAGTGCGTTTGTAAAGCTTGAACTGACCCGCGACCTGTTCGTCGATGTGGCTCTCTTCGATGTACTGGCCGTCTTCGTGGCGATAGACCTTGCCCGACACGGCGGCCAGCTTCGGATCTTCGTCGAGTTTCTGGAACATGTGCTCCAGATAGAGCGGGCCAAAGGACATGTCGCCATCGAGTTTGGCGATGTACTGGTAGTCCTTGTTTTCAATATGTTCAACGCCGAAATTGAATGCCGCGATGACGCCGCCACCCAATTTGCGGAAACCGCGGTTCTGGCGGGGCACCAGGCGAATGAAATGGTATTTTTCTGCATATTCACGCACGATGTCCGGCGTGGTGTCGGCCGAGCCGTCGTCGACAAGAATCCACTCGACCGGACGGCAGGTTTGGGCCACTATGGAATCCATGGTCAGGCGCAGATACTTGGACTCATCGCGCACAGGCGAAATAATCACCAACGGAACGATACGCGGATTGACGGCAGGTGGGGCTTCCACCGGTTCCAGCGGCTGTTGCTGATCTCCTTGCATGACGCCTTCCTTATGCTTATCTTGTGAGATGTAAATTGGATTGAGATCACGGTCAGATTTGCCTATGCTGTCCGATCCCCGCGGTCAAATCAAGAATTAATCTGAAAACTCCTGTCAAACAACGAGTGTTCGCTCAATAATATTGTTAAAATGATATCAAATTAATGGCGAACGTAATTCGATTAAATTGACTTTTATCTAATTTTTACGCTGGAACGGATGCCAAAACAGACCGTATTCCCCACGTCCCATCTGTTCGGACTCGATATCTGCGCTGCGAGTTTCAATCAGGCCGCGCATCAGTTGATGGTGCTCGCCGAGCGACGCGAAGGGCCTCCTGCGATTGTCGTCACGCCGAACGTTGATCACGTCGTCCGGCTGGATGCCGACGCCCAGTTTCGTGCGCTCTACGTTCAGGCCGACTATATCTTTGCCGACGGCATGCCGCTGGTGTGGGCCAGCCGTATGAGCGAGGCGCCGTTGCCGGAACGCGTGACCGGTTCCGATCTGTTTGTCGAACTGGCGCGTTCGGCGGCGAAGCAGCAATTGCCGGTATTTGTTATCGGCGGCATGCCGGGTCAGGAAGAAATGCTGACCGCAGCATTTGCGCGTGTCTATCCGGGTTTGCAGGTTGAGATCTATTGCCCGTCGATGAAGTTTGACCCCACCGGTGCAGAAGGGCTGGAAGCGCTGCGTCGCGTCAATGCCTGCAAACCAGGCTTGGTGTTCGTCTGCCTCGGGATGCCCAAACAAGAGCGCTGGTCGTTCGCGCATCAAGACAAGATGCAGGCCGGCGTGGTGATGTGCGTCGGCGCCGCCATGGAGTTTGCGCTCGGCTTCAAGTCGCGTGCGCCGCTATGGATGCAGAAGGCCGGGCTGGAATGGTTTTGGCGGCTCGCATCAGAACCGCGCCGCCTGTGGCGCAGATACATCGTTCAAGGTTCGAAATTCGCCGGTTTGCTGCACCGAGAACGGAAGGTGCAACGTACAATCAAACTCAACAAGAGGACAGGGAGCGGCCATTGAGCTTTTACGCTGACAAACGCAACCATCACACTACCTTGCTCGGGCTTGCCGTCGGCGCAGCCTATGCCTTTACGATTATTCTGACGCTGGAAGTCTGTATCGCCGTGTATCAGTGGGCGGCGTTTTCCACATTCAATTTTGTGGCGGCGATCGCAGGTGTGGTCGGCTTCGCCGTTTTCAGTGATCCGCGTCGTTATGCGGTCGACAATTCGTCGATGATGGTGCATTACTTCGGCACGATCGTACGGCTGTGGATAGGCACTTTCTTTGTCGTCGTCCTGTCGTTATATCTGACCAAATCCGGCGAAGATTTCTCTCGCGTGGTGATGACGATGTGGCTTGCGGCCACGCCTTTTACTTTGGCGTTGACCTCCTTCCTGTGCCGCCGCTGGGCATTGCGCTTATACAGCGCCAAGGGCGAGCGGCGCACGGCTGTATTCGTCGGTTTCAGCGAAGATGCACAACGCTTGTCGGAGTCGTTTCAGACGTCGAAAATGCTTGGCATTACCCCTTTGGGTTTCTTCGATAACCGGCAGGGAACCCAACGTGTCGGCTCCGAGCTGCCTCGCTTGGGCAGCTTGATGGATGCCATCACCTGGATCGAACACAATCCTGTCGACGTCGTCTTCGTCGGGCTGGTGCATGCCCGCTATAGCGATATTGCACCGGTAGTGGATGCTTTGCACGACTCCGTAGCGTCGGTCTATTTTGTGCCGGAATCAAAAATGTTCGGCCTTGGCCACATGCAATATGGCGAGATCGCCGGTACGCCGGTGCTGGTGGCTTACGAGACGCCGTTCATCGGCGTGACGCGCCTGCTCAAGCGATTTGTTGATGTGATCCTGTCTTTCATCATTTTGCTGTTGCTCAGTCCGGTGTTGTTCATCATCGCAATGGGTGTGAAGCTGTCGTCGCCGGGCCCGATCGTGTTTCGCCAGATGCGTTACGGCGTCGGTGGTCAGCGTATAGTGGTGTCCAAATTCCGCTCCATGCGTAACGATCCGCTGCCCCAGGAAAACGGCGAGGTCAAGCAGGCAACCGTCGGCGACGCACGCGTGACTCCATTCGGGCGTTTCTTGCGCAAGACTTCGCTGGACGAGCTACCGCAGTTTTTCAACGTACTCGAAGGCTCAATGAGCATCGTCGGTCCGCGTCCGCACGCGGTTCAGCATAACGAGCTGTATCGCAAGCAAGTCAAGGGATACATGCTGCGGCACAAGGTCAAACCAGGCATCACCGGTTGGGCGCAGGTAAACGGTTTGCGCGGCGAAACCGATACGCTCGACAAGATGCAGCGCCGTATTGAGTACGATCTCTATTACATCCGCCACTGGTCGCTGGCGCTGGATTTTAAAATCATTTTGCGTACCGTGCTGGTGGTATTAAAAGACCGCAATGCATATTGACGTTATTGACGTTGCCGGGCCGACTATCGGCTATCTCGACCCTTTCCACCATGGCGCATGAAGTCACCCGACATCTGCTGAGTGAACTGGCGCCGGATATCGCCGGCCGCTTTGCTGCGGGCACGGCGGTGCGCGTCCACACTTCCTTCGAGCACGCTGAAAGGCGTTGGCGAGCGGCGCAGATGGCATGTGCCGCATACGGTTTCCAGGCCTATGACTGGCTGGCCACCTGGCAGCGAGAATTGGGCGCACGGCAAGGCTGGGAAGTCTGCATTGTTGAACTGAGCGATACCGATGATCGCACCTTGATGCTGTTGCCTCTGGGGCGTCAGCGCAAAAATGGAATTCGCTTCGCAGGTTTTCTCGGCGGTGAGATCACCGACTATCACGCACCGTTGCTGCATCCCGATTTTGACACATCCGCTTTTGCTGCATTATGGCCGGTCATCATGCGCCTGTTGGGTGGCGTTGATGTCTTTCGCGCCCGGCGCATGCCGCAGCATATCGAAGGCATCACCAATCCCTTGGCGGCACTGCCGGGCATGCGCCATACCGAGCAGGCGCATGCGGCGACGTTGACGTCGACTTATGCTGAATTCCAGAAGGTGCGCAGCGCCAAGATGTTTGCTGACACGCGTCGCCAATTGCGGCGTCTCAATGAACTTGGAACGGTGAAATTGCTGATCGATGCGCCGCCGGAACAACGTGCCGCCGTTATCACCGGTATGGCACAACAAAAAGCCCGGCGCTGGCACGAGACCGGCAGCCGCGATTTGTTTGCCGAACCGGGTTATCTGGATTTTTATCAGCAGCTTGCGGCGCAGGGTTTATCCGGTGGCGAGATTGTCGTATCGGCTTTGTATGTCGACGACAAGCTGGTCGCGACGCATTGGGGCATGCGCTATGGCAGCCGCTTCTACTGGCTGATGCCGGGATATCAGGATGGCGAATGGGCACGCTATTCGGTAGGGCGTATCTTGCTTGATGCCGTGGTTCAGTACTGCATCGCCGAAGAGCTGGCGGTGTTCGATCTGACAGTGGGCGATGAGGGCTACAAGATGCAATGGGCCGATCATATGCTGCCGTTATATGCAGGGCAGCAAGGCTATAGCCTGCGCGGCAAGATCGTAGTGGCGTTGAGCGATACCTATCAACAACTGCGTGCGTGGGCGCGCAACAATGAGCGTCTGCGCAACCTGGTCAGACGTCTGCGCGGGCAGCGTCCCGGTTCCGCTTCTAACGCTGCCTCGAATTCAACTTCGAATTCGACTCCCAATAATCAATAGCCGCATTCACCGGCAATACCTTGCAGCCTGCCGCCAGCGCGGCAGCGATGGCATGTTCCAGACGATCCGGCGTATAGCCGAAACGGCTCGGCGGACTTTCCACATCGTGCGTATTGACGATCAGCCAGCCTTTGTTGCGGGCGGTGCGTTGCAGTAGCGTTTCGTAATTTTCAGCATCCACCGGCAGGTCGTACAGGCGATGTGTCTTGAGCGCGTTCAGGTCGGCGACATGTTCATGTGTACCGCCGCCGGTGACGCGGCTGGAGCGAAAACGCCTGCTGCAAATGCGCTTGGCGTTGTAGGCGTAGGCGCCGAACGGATAAGCGAAATTCAGTGCCCCGATATCTACGCCCAGTTCGGCGAGGAAGGCCGCATTGCGATCCAGTTCTGCCTCCAGCGCATCGGCGCTGAGATTGTCGCAACGGATGTGTGAGTAGCTGTGGCAACCCAGTTCGTGGCCGTTGGCCAGCAAGGTTTGCAGATGTTCCCGGCTATGGCAGGGCTTGCCTTCTTCCATGCCGCCGGTCAGACCGCCGGCAACGTAGAACGTGCCGCGTACACCATTGTGCTCAAGTGCGTGTGCACCTGCTTCACATGCCGAGGCGGGGGCGTCGTCAAAGGTAAAGCTGACCACACCGGCTTCCGCCTCCAACGGCAACAAATTGCGGAAGGCATGCTGGGACAGTCGGCGACTGATGCGCAAGGCAAGTTTGGAAGCAGAATCGGACATGAGTGTTTTCCGGCAGCGACGGCGATGATGTCAACGCGTCAATCAGTTGTCGACCACGTGCGCGCCAAAACGGCGGCGCCAACGCAAGAACGGCTTTTCCACAAAATTATAAGACGCTATGGCAAACACAAATGATAGCAGCACCGCCGTCAGCGCAAAAAACGGGAAGGTTTGCCAGCCGATGCGCTGCGGCCCGATGCTGCCGGGGCCCCACCATATCTCCGCCAGCACGATGGCAATCGGGTGATACAGATACAGCGAATACGACCAGCCGCCGACGCGGCGCAAGGGTTTGGTTTCCAGTAGTCGGGTCAAGGGCGTGACTGACCTCGTGAAGCAGATTGCCGTCATCAGCGGCATCAATGCCAGGCCTTGCAGGGAGTAGCGCAGCGTGTCGCGAAAACCCGGATGCCGCACCACAAAACACGCCAGCAGCAGGATCAGACAAACCAGTTGTACCAACCTGCTGGCTGAAAAACGCCGCCAGTGTTTTTGCGTATCGTTGGCCAGAATCAGCGCCAGCCACGCACCATACAGAATCGAATCGATGCGCGTATCGGTGGCCATGTAAATGTAATCGCTGCTGCCGCCATGGCGATGCACTATTACGCGCCACACCAGTACCAGGATGACACTACCCGCCAGCACCCACGAGAAGCGGCGCAGGTTGGCAGTCCCCGCCAGCAGCGCCACGCAGATAAAAGGGAAGACCAGATAGTATTGCTCCTCCACCGCCAGCGACCACAAGATGCTGAAGGGATCGAAGCCATCGCGGCCCTGCCCGAAGTGCACGAATATGCCGTAGTAATTGGCATAGTAGAACAAGGCGGAAAATACCTTGCCCCAACCCATGATGCCGCCTGCTGCACTGAATACCAATGCCGCCAGAGCGACTGCGACCACGAGTGCAGGGTATAAGCGGAAAAGGCGCCGGACATAGAATCGACCGACGGCGATGCGGCCATTTTGTGCATGTTCAGCCAGCAGCAATCGGGTGATCAGCAATCCGCTGATGAAGAAAAATACGGTCACGCCAAAGCCGCCGGGTATCGCCGTGCTGAAGCCCAGATGCGCTATCAGCACCAGTAGCACTGCGCAAGCGCGCAGACCGTCGAGGCCGGGAATGTAGTCGAATGATGGCCGCGCGCTCGCCGTCGGGTTCGTGTTAATGCTTGTCTCCATAGTTGGGCTCGTGCTCATCGCAGATCCTCAATTTGTTGACGCGCGCGGTTGTAGCCTTGCTGATTGTCGAAGTTGAACGGCCCGGTGACATTGTCGAAAGTGTAGTTCAGACTGACTTGTACGGTGCTGCGCCGATAGTCGATGTTGCCGCCCGATTTGGAGGTGGTTTGCTCGCGCATCGCATCAACGCGCAGGGCCAGCCGGCGCGTGATGTCGTAATCGTAGCGGAAGCCCAGGCGCAACAACTGATCGTCGCCGCTGGTCGGCGTGCTGATTTGAGATGTCGCAAAGTTTTGTGACTTTTGCGATTCCAGCGAGGCCAGCAGCGATACGCGTGTTTTTGGCGTGGCCTGCCATACCGCGCGGCCCTGGATGCCGCGGGTAATCACGTAGAGACGGCTGTCGGCTTCATCATTGGCTTGCGGGCGATCCCAGATGCGCCCGTAGAAAGTCGTCTTGGCCGAATAGTGCCAGTCGATTCCCAGTTCGCCCGAGACCAGACGGCTGTCGCGATTGGGCAGCGTGTTGAAGTGGCGTGCGATCGAGCCGATATGGGCGATGAAGACGGTGTTCTCGGTATAGCGCCAGGCCACATCGGTAAAGAACTCGGTATCCGTATAGCCTGAGTCGAAGTCGGCGATGTCTTGCGCTGTCCTGTTGGGAAATCCGACCCGGTTGCGGCGTACGCCCGCCGACAGCGTCGACTTGGTGCCTGCCGTGTAGCGGATCGCCGCCTGAATGGCGTTGCTGTTCATGTTGTACATCTCGACCCGGCCAGGAATCATGTAGCTCAGGGTTTGCTGCGTCCAGGTCAATGGCACGTCGAAGCGGTTGGTGACGCGATAGGCGACCTCGACATTGTCTTCGCGGATATGCGGAAACTCCGGCTCGACGTTGGAGATGCCTCGCGGCGGCGTCGTGGTGCTCGGCGCAATTTCGCCGCCGAAATAGTTGTACAGGCGATCGTCGGTGCGATGGCGTATGCGTCCGCGCAGCAGGTCGCTGAATTCCCAGTTGTAGATCCCTTCAAATTGCTTCTTGGCCTGGTTCAGGTTGTAGGGGCCGTTGCCGTTGAGATCGGTGTAGTTGCCGAACGTACTGCCATAGTGCATCTGCGACACTGACGCAGTCAGCTGCAGATTGGTTCGCTCCGTCGGCAGCGGCAAGAACAGCGCGCCGCGAATATCCGTCGACCAGGCCGAGTCTGAAGTCTTCAGCTTGTTGTCGCTGTTGCTGGGAAACATGAATGGGTTATCGATGCGATACCAGCTTACGCCGCTTTGTAGCGCGTATTCGGCTGTGGCATGCGCCGGGGCAGACATCAGCGACAGTGACATGCCGAGCGCCGCGCAAGCCGTCATGCCGAAACGTGTCAGCGCGGATTGCCGGAGCGTTATACCTGCCGATTGCATGATTTTATTCATCGGCGATGACCTCGTACCAAGGGCTGGCCTGCGCGATGTCAGCCTGGATATGGATAGTGGCTACACCGTTATTAAGGCTGGCGCGGTTGCCATCGAGCGCAGCCAGGCGTTTTCCGTTGCCGTCCAGCGGATAGACGCTGATGCGCCTGGCTTGCGTGCGCAGGCTGATGCGCGCCTCATTGCGTTCCATCCAGACGGGGCCTTCCACATCGCGCGGGCCGGACGGCTTGTTGTTCATGCCGGCATCTTGCTCCAGCGTCCACCATTTGGCGTCGCTCTTGTAGCGGATCAATTCTTTCGGACGCGGCGGCACGGATCCTGGTTGGTTGCCGGTGACTGCGCTTGAGGCCGAGATCAGAATTTGCCGCGACGAGGCCAGAGGACGATTATCCAGGGCCGTCAGCAGCACGCCGGTAAAGCCGCGGCTCTTGCCTAGCAACTCGATGGCCGCATTGTCGTCGCCGACACGGCGCTTCATCAGAAAGCCGAAGAAGCCGCGTGCCTGTGGCGTGCGCAGCTGAATAGTGCGCTGTTGCGCTTCAAATTCGAATTCACCATTGGCCGCCCGCAACGGCGCTGTCGGCGGTGTTTGCTTGTCGAGCTTGCCGGCGCCGGTCAGATCCATGCCAAGACGGGCTTGTGTCGCCAGTTCCGGTGTGACGCCGTAGCGCACTGACAGATGTGTCTCGAAGGCGCTTGGATCACGCACGGCCGCGACTGCCGCACGCGCTTCCGCACTGAACGGAATCACGGTCTGTTTCGGCAGTGTCCCGACCAGTCCATTGCGAAACAGCATGGCGCTTTGTCCTGTGGCGGCATATTTGCCCCAGTCGCCGCTGAGCGTAAAGGCAGAGGGAGTGATAGCCCAGTTGTCGCCATCGAGATAGTCAAAAAAGAACAGGCCGTCCCAATCCTGCGCGGCGCCGATGGCGGCCATCAGCGGCTGAATCTCGCTGCTTTGCTTGTTGGGGAAGGGTTGATTGTATTCGCTGACGACGAAGGGTTTGCGGATGTCGCGGCGCAAAGACAGGGCCAGCAAGCGGTTCAGTTCGCCATCGCTGGCCGAGCTGTTGTGGATGCGCCAGTCGTTGCGATCCCAGGCGGGGCCGGGAAAGTCGGGATGGTCGATATAAAAGTGTTCATCGATGTAATCCATCTGGGCCTGCGAATCGAAATTGAGCACGCCGCCGTAACCCATCTGCGTACCGGTGACCGGCACCAGCGTATCGGTTTCACTTTGCACGACCTGGCGCAGGCGATTGAAGTAAGCGCGGTCGGTATCCGCCAGGAACAGCAAAAAGTCACGTACGCGCAGCGCTGCGCCGGAAGTATTAGGTGTGCCGGGATCGGCCGGGCCCAATACCTTTTCAGTCAGCGATTTGAACTTGCCATCAAGGCGGTCGCGCCATTGGCCGATTTGCGAGGCGTCGGTCGGTGTCAGCAGCGGTACGACAGAGTTGGCCGAGACACAGGTATTCCAGGTCGCACAAGCTTTGGCGGTCGAGCCGTAGCGCTTGATCAGCCATTCTTGCCATTGCTTGCGCAGTTCGGCCTCGTAAGCCTTGGGAACGGCGTCGCTCCATTCGCGGCGTTGCCAGGCAGCCAGCAGCGACGATTCGTTGTTGATTTCCACCATTGCCAGCGCGGCGTTGTTGCGCAAGCCGAGCGCGCGGATCAACTGGCGCGCGTATTCTTCCTGCAGTGCCACCATGCGCGGGTAATAGACGTGAGTCGGCGCACCGAGCTGTGTCGCTTCGGCCTTGCCGTCCAGCGGCGGCAATTGGTCGATAGCGGGACGGAACCGGTAGCCGACATGCAGGTTGAGGTTCACGTAAATACCTTGCTGCTTCAGCGCATTGATGAAGTTGCGCAGGCGGCTCACCGCCACCGGATTGAATGTCGGATAAGGCCCCGGCGTCAGCAGGCTGCGCGGTGGATTGTCCTGGGTGCCGGGACTGCTGTCCATGTGATGCAGGCGCACAGCATTGATGCCCAGCTTGCGCAGGCGTTGCGCCAGACGCACCGCATCCGCATCGTTAGGGAAATTGGTGGCGAAGCTCAGGTTGATGCCGTACAGGCGCACAC
This genomic interval carries:
- a CDS encoding aldo/keto reductase, giving the protein MVMLTALQADQIVDICIVGTGPVGLALALEAEARGLQVLMLESGGAEHNSATQDWSRATVLDEKAHSPMELASNRALGGSSWLWGGRCVPFEAIDFEARNYVPHSGWPFALEDIAPWYAKAADYLDCGKAEFRKQPERWPDMDDIELSQLERWARQPKLVSRLGPRVMASPNIHVLFDATVTGLSLDDREQQISALQVHHKQMRVDVRARRYVLAGGGLETTRLLLATQQMHPSLFGGIGGPLGRYYMGHIFGSIASIALNQPDDFSDLDFSEDETGTYVRRRFTLSAEAQRQHHLLNTSFFADNPPFYDERHRNPTLSMVFLGLSIPAIGRRMISEAIRLRHVGPPPYRYAAHVMNILRRPWQAATDIITILRLRYLSPVRKPGFVLRNQGGTYALNYHAEQIPNPESRVVLNQERDAHGMPRLTIDFRYLHDDADSVLKAHAILDARLRASNKGRIDYHRPENLRIGHIMEQATDGFHQVGTTRMHDDPQMGVVDRDCRVHGMANLYVASSSVFPTTGEANPTFLAVALAARLASHLADALAATSKDLAAGPASPSSRPFTTSPTGSTRMQSIRIPGTTLDVTRLSFGTASLHHLFKSQQRQALLTTALDAGFTHFDTSPYYGFGLAEKSLGELPSTELQRITIASKVGLYGPNGAGPGVPEILLRKIAGNALPALNKPVVDWSLAHAQKSLEDSLRRLRRGWLDILFLHEPVQALIQTDEWQRWLESLVQSGKIRHFGIAGEAPLIAAMLEASPTLTNIVQVRDSLVKHQADVLLQHQRALQFTYGYMAGGTPQGADGAAVLREALRRNATGSILVSTRRVDRVAALARAAQ
- a CDS encoding glycosyltransferase family 2 protein, which gives rise to MQGDQQQPLEPVEAPPAVNPRIVPLVIISPVRDESKYLRLTMDSIVAQTCRPVEWILVDDGSADTTPDIVREYAEKYHFIRLVPRQNRGFRKLGGGVIAAFNFGVEHIENKDYQYIAKLDGDMSFGPLYLEHMFQKLDEDPKLAAVSGKVYRHEDGQYIEESHIDEQVAGQFKLYKRTAFEDIGGFVQHLSWDGIDVHTAWMKGWKTFCYYDPKAWLWHHRIMGSSDKHIYEGRLRWGRGNWYMGYHPLYAIATGINRMREKPVVIGGLLMIFSYFWSALRRLPRYENREFRRYLRQWQMARLKNFILGKK
- a CDS encoding WecB/TagA/CpsF family glycosyltransferase, translated to MPKQTVFPTSHLFGLDICAASFNQAAHQLMVLAERREGPPAIVVTPNVDHVVRLDADAQFRALYVQADYIFADGMPLVWASRMSEAPLPERVTGSDLFVELARSAAKQQLPVFVIGGMPGQEEMLTAAFARVYPGLQVEIYCPSMKFDPTGAEGLEALRRVNACKPGLVFVCLGMPKQERWSFAHQDKMQAGVVMCVGAAMEFALGFKSRAPLWMQKAGLEWFWRLASEPRRLWRRYIVQGSKFAGLLHRERKVQRTIKLNKRTGSGH
- a CDS encoding undecaprenyl-phosphate glucose phosphotransferase produces the protein MSFYADKRNHHTTLLGLAVGAAYAFTIILTLEVCIAVYQWAAFSTFNFVAAIAGVVGFAVFSDPRRYAVDNSSMMVHYFGTIVRLWIGTFFVVVLSLYLTKSGEDFSRVVMTMWLAATPFTLALTSFLCRRWALRLYSAKGERRTAVFVGFSEDAQRLSESFQTSKMLGITPLGFFDNRQGTQRVGSELPRLGSLMDAITWIEHNPVDVVFVGLVHARYSDIAPVVDALHDSVASVYFVPESKMFGLGHMQYGEIAGTPVLVAYETPFIGVTRLLKRFVDVILSFIILLLLSPVLFIIAMGVKLSSPGPIVFRQMRYGVGGQRIVVSKFRSMRNDPLPQENGEVKQATVGDARVTPFGRFLRKTSLDELPQFFNVLEGSMSIVGPRPHAVQHNELYRKQVKGYMLRHKVKPGITGWAQVNGLRGETDTLDKMQRRIEYDLYYIRHWSLALDFKIILRTVLVVLKDRNAY
- a CDS encoding GNAT family N-acetyltransferase; its protein translation is MTLLTLPGRLSAISTLSTMAHEVTRHLLSELAPDIAGRFAAGTAVRVHTSFEHAERRWRAAQMACAAYGFQAYDWLATWQRELGARQGWEVCIVELSDTDDRTLMLLPLGRQRKNGIRFAGFLGGEITDYHAPLLHPDFDTSAFAALWPVIMRLLGGVDVFRARRMPQHIEGITNPLAALPGMRHTEQAHAATLTSTYAEFQKVRSAKMFADTRRQLRRLNELGTVKLLIDAPPEQRAAVITGMAQQKARRWHETGSRDLFAEPGYLDFYQQLAAQGLSGGEIVVSALYVDDKLVATHWGMRYGSRFYWLMPGYQDGEWARYSVGRILLDAVVQYCIAEELAVFDLTVGDEGYKMQWADHMLPLYAGQQGYSLRGKIVVALSDTYQQLRAWARNNERLRNLVRRLRGQRPGSASNAASNSTSNSTPNNQ
- a CDS encoding polysaccharide deacetylase family protein, which gives rise to MSDSASKLALRISRRLSQHAFRNLLPLEAEAGVVSFTFDDAPASACEAGAHALEHNGVRGTFYVAGGLTGGMEEGKPCHSREHLQTLLANGHELGCHSYSHIRCDNLSADALEAELDRNAAFLAELGVDIGALNFAYPFGAYAYNAKRICSRRFRSSRVTGGGTHEHVADLNALKTHRLYDLPVDAENYETLLQRTARNKGWLIVNTHDVESPPSRFGYTPDRLEHAIAAALAAGCKVLPVNAAIDYWESNSKLNSRQR
- a CDS encoding acyltransferase, with translation METSINTNPTASARPSFDYIPGLDGLRACAVLLVLIAHLGFSTAIPGGFGVTVFFFISGLLITRLLLAEHAQNGRIAVGRFYVRRLFRLYPALVVAVALAALVFSAAGGIMGWGKVFSALFYYANYYGIFVHFGQGRDGFDPFSILWSLAVEEQYYLVFPFICVALLAGTANLRRFSWVLAGSVILVLVWRVIVHRHGGSSDYIYMATDTRIDSILYGAWLALILANDTQKHWRRFSASRLVQLVCLILLLACFVVRHPGFRDTLRYSLQGLALMPLMTAICFTRSVTPLTRLLETKPLRRVGGWSYSLYLYHPIAIVLAEIWWGPGSIGPQRIGWQTFPFFALTAVLLSFVFAIASYNFVEKPFLRWRRRFGAHVVDN